A stretch of the Sulfurospirillum sp. UCH001 genome encodes the following:
- a CDS encoding alanine racemase translates to MAFITINKAHFFHNLDVLCAKAGGKTKLMAVLKDNAYGHDLRLMASLASEYGLKRAAVKNISEAEQIADLFEEVLVLVDHPTSEKLSPSISLAAHSYEALQALPSGTSIHLSFDSGMHRNGIKEDQIDEAMALIYAKKLHLKGVFTHFRSSDELSSEFFWQRANFERAKKRIKALIEQYQLPHALFHSCNSSALLRTHTIGDDDYARTGIAMYGYTTLDPLIATFDLKPVLALWAEKLSSRVLKKGERVGYGGVYEAPVDEVISTYDIGYGDGFFRFDGSSPIAMADGSLTKGRMSMDSFCLGGDAQKVCMFEDANPLAKQFHTISYEIITKLYPALKRVVI, encoded by the coding sequence ATGGCATTTATTACGATTAATAAGGCGCACTTTTTTCACAATCTTGATGTGTTGTGCGCAAAAGCTGGGGGCAAAACAAAGCTCATGGCGGTATTGAAAGATAATGCTTATGGGCATGATCTTAGACTTATGGCATCTCTTGCTTCAGAGTACGGTTTAAAAAGAGCTGCAGTTAAAAATATCTCAGAAGCAGAGCAGATTGCTGATCTTTTTGAAGAGGTTTTGGTCTTGGTCGATCATCCCACTTCTGAAAAACTTTCTCCTTCTATTTCTCTTGCAGCGCATTCATATGAGGCGTTGCAAGCGCTACCTTCTGGAACTTCCATTCATCTGAGTTTTGATTCTGGTATGCATCGCAATGGCATCAAAGAAGATCAAATCGATGAAGCGATGGCTTTAATTTATGCTAAAAAACTTCATTTAAAAGGTGTCTTCACACACTTTAGAAGTTCCGATGAACTCAGTAGCGAATTTTTCTGGCAAAGAGCCAATTTTGAACGTGCTAAGAAACGTATTAAAGCATTGATTGAACAGTATCAATTACCTCACGCCTTGTTTCATTCATGCAATTCATCTGCACTCCTTCGAACACATACTATAGGTGATGATGACTATGCGAGAACAGGTATTGCGATGTATGGTTATACAACGTTAGATCCTCTAATTGCTACATTTGATCTTAAACCCGTCCTTGCGTTATGGGCAGAAAAACTCAGCTCTCGTGTACTCAAAAAAGGTGAACGTGTTGGCTATGGCGGTGTGTATGAAGCACCAGTGGATGAAGTGATCTCAACGTATGATATCGGTTATGGAGATGGTTTTTTCCGTTTTGATGGCTCTTCTCCTATCGCGATGGCAGATGGAAGCCTTACAAAAGGGCGTATGTCTATGGATAGCTTTTGTCTTGGTGGTGATGCGCAAAAGGTATGTATGTTCGAAGATGCTAATCCTTTAGCAAAACAGTTTCACACCATTAGCTACGAGATTATCACCAAACTCTATCCCGCGTTAAAACGCGTTGTGATTTAA
- a CDS encoding murein L,D-transpeptidase family protein produces MRYLVFLSLCALALYAATAEDIYKIYKTKGINAVEDFLKKEFESKEVKEVPVKEVKKEKEEPKEPVVKLGQKKQPKLKMPTEKESMARDYWLKQLKGVEVGYGYYEDVESLIVCEKDRKRCEVYHNEDDGLKLVRAHDDVIMGKSGDKIKRGDLKTPVGVYEITKRFKPMDQFYGPLAFVLSYPNLFDVLRGKNGDGIWIHGMPIDGKDRDDRTKGCVAFENNQLVILDTEINAQSAVVIIGESKVPKMSRENVATILTEVYKWQHSWKVNDINAYLNFYSNDFKKSDGSGKVQFSNMKKQIFSRKENKSIVFEHISVAPYPTVDERRLFKVSFFQTYKSPSFASKGEKELYIELVGDKMQILAEK; encoded by the coding sequence ATGCGCTATCTGGTCTTTTTATCTCTGTGTGCCTTGGCTTTATATGCTGCAACGGCTGAAGATATTTATAAAATTTACAAAACAAAAGGTATCAATGCTGTCGAGGATTTTCTCAAAAAAGAGTTTGAATCCAAAGAGGTAAAAGAAGTACCTGTTAAAGAAGTTAAAAAAGAGAAAGAAGAGCCTAAAGAGCCTGTGGTTAAGTTGGGTCAGAAAAAACAACCTAAACTCAAAATGCCAACCGAAAAAGAGTCAATGGCACGTGATTATTGGTTGAAGCAACTTAAAGGCGTCGAAGTTGGTTATGGTTACTATGAAGATGTTGAGTCACTAATTGTATGTGAAAAAGATCGTAAACGTTGTGAAGTGTACCACAATGAAGACGATGGTCTAAAACTTGTTCGTGCGCACGATGATGTTATTATGGGTAAAAGTGGTGACAAAATTAAACGAGGTGATCTTAAAACTCCAGTAGGTGTTTATGAAATCACTAAACGTTTTAAACCGATGGATCAATTCTATGGACCATTGGCATTTGTCCTTTCTTATCCGAACTTATTTGATGTCTTAAGAGGCAAAAACGGTGATGGTATTTGGATTCATGGTATGCCTATAGATGGTAAAGATCGTGATGATAGAACCAAAGGTTGTGTTGCGTTTGAAAACAACCAACTTGTTATCCTTGATACTGAGATTAACGCACAAAGTGCAGTTGTTATCATTGGAGAATCTAAAGTTCCTAAAATGTCTCGTGAAAATGTTGCAACGATTTTGACAGAAGTATATAAATGGCAACATTCTTGGAAAGTTAATGATATTAATGCCTATTTGAATTTTTACTCCAATGACTTTAAAAAGTCCGATGGATCAGGAAAAGTACAATTCTCAAATATGAAAAAGCAGATTTTCTCTCGTAAAGAGAATAAATCAATTGTATTCGAACATATCAGTGTTGCACCTTATCCAACAGTGGATGAGCGTAGACTCTTTAAAGTTTCATTTTTCCAAACCTATAAAAGCCCATCATTTGCTTCAAAAGGTGAAAAAGAACTTTATATCGAGTTAGTTGGCGACAAAATGCAGATTTTGGCAGAAAAATAA